Proteins encoded by one window of Mariniplasma anaerobium:
- a CDS encoding DegT/DnrJ/EryC1/StrS family aminotransferase — MKEKIYLASPHMSDEGYEQQYVKEAFDTNWIAPLGPNVTNFEKEVCEKVGVQHGAALVSGTAAIQMALRAAGVCKDDIVLCQSLTFSATANPIIYENAIPVFVDSDFETWNMSPKYLEEALTKYPNAKAVLVVHLYGLSADMDKIVELCKKYNVTLIEDAAESLGTTYKGRYTGTFGDYGIFSFNGNKIITTSGGGMLVSNNQERINKVRFWSTQARDIARHYQHSELGFNYRMSNVVAGIGRGQLKVLDQRVLKKQYIYNYYKKNLKDIDDIMFMPVNDWNSPNCWLTSVILKGKVRPLDIIEALEKENIESRPIWKPMHIQPFFEKYDYVGSNVGEYIFNNGLCLPSDTKIKDVQLDEIIEIIKGFWKNA, encoded by the coding sequence ATGAAAGAAAAAATTTATTTAGCTTCACCACATATGAGTGATGAAGGATATGAACAACAATATGTTAAAGAGGCTTTTGATACTAATTGGATAGCACCACTTGGACCAAATGTTACAAACTTTGAAAAAGAAGTTTGTGAAAAGGTTGGCGTTCAACATGGTGCAGCATTAGTGTCCGGAACAGCGGCTATTCAAATGGCTTTGAGAGCAGCTGGTGTCTGTAAGGACGATATTGTATTGTGTCAATCTCTAACTTTTTCAGCCACTGCAAACCCAATTATTTATGAGAATGCTATACCTGTATTTGTTGATAGTGATTTTGAAACATGGAATATGAGTCCGAAATACTTAGAAGAAGCATTAACTAAATATCCTAATGCAAAAGCAGTCTTAGTAGTACATTTATATGGTCTATCAGCTGATATGGATAAAATAGTTGAATTATGCAAAAAGTATAATGTTACTTTAATAGAAGATGCCGCTGAAAGTTTAGGCACTACTTACAAAGGTAGATATACTGGTACCTTTGGTGATTATGGTATCTTTAGTTTTAATGGGAATAAGATCATAACAACCTCTGGTGGAGGCATGCTAGTATCTAATAACCAAGAAAGAATTAATAAAGTCAGATTCTGGTCGACACAAGCTAGAGATATAGCGAGACATTATCAACATTCTGAGTTAGGCTTTAATTACAGAATGAGTAATGTTGTTGCTGGTATTGGTAGAGGTCAATTAAAAGTTTTGGATCAAAGGGTTTTAAAAAAACAATACATATATAATTACTATAAAAAGAATCTTAAGGATATTGATGATATTATGTTTATGCCTGTTAATGATTGGAATAGTCCAAATTGCTGGTTAACAAGTGTCATTTTAAAAGGGAAAGTTAGACCACTAGATATCATAGAAGCACTAGAAAAAGAAAATATCGAGTCAAGACCTATATGGAAGCCAATGCATATTCAACCATTTTTTGAAAAATATGATTATGTCGGTAGTAATGTGGGAGAATACATATTTAATAATGGATTATGTCTACCAAGTGATACAAAAATAAAAGATGTGCAATTAGATGAAATTATCGAAATCATAAAAGGATTTTGGAAAAATGCGTAG